A genomic region of Campylobacter lari contains the following coding sequences:
- a CDS encoding AMIN domain-containing protein, with translation MRIKFFLLFLLSCVFLNAKDNPFDNNSEQQNTEFVKLSPFQRQDFTFNSDARILKNITITYINLDGSEEQTTLDIYKSINWHDTYSFIKAKSPNATPILDVSVTVPQEQGVKNTKTEENNTTLNIETPIFSGNIYNFISISFYNNKINIKTEDRMLRHLSIGDPTKIIIDFAKKQNFNTKTLQVNTAHVRKVVFGSHKGYYRLVIYLDGKYSYKYSQGENLHTFNYR, from the coding sequence TCCTGTGTATTTTTAAATGCAAAAGATAATCCTTTTGACAATAACTCAGAACAACAAAACACCGAATTTGTAAAACTTAGTCCTTTTCAAAGACAGGATTTTACTTTTAATTCTGATGCAAGAATTTTAAAAAATATTACCATTACCTACATTAACCTTGATGGCTCTGAAGAGCAAACTACTCTAGATATATACAAAAGTATCAATTGGCATGACACTTACTCATTTATAAAAGCCAAAAGTCCAAATGCCACACCTATACTTGATGTTTCTGTTACTGTGCCACAAGAACAAGGGGTAAAAAACACTAAAACAGAAGAAAACAATACCACTTTAAATATTGAAACACCAATTTTTAGTGGAAATATTTATAATTTTATTTCTATTAGCTTTTATAACAATAAGATTAATATCAAAACCGAAGATAGAATGCTAAGACATTTATCTATAGGAGATCCAACTAAAATCATTATAGATTTTGCTAAAAAGCAAAATTTCAATACAAAAACTTTACAAGTTAATACTGCTCATGTTAGAAAAGTTGTATTTGGATCACATAAAGGATATTATCGTTTGGTAATTTATCTTGATGGAAAATATAGTTATAAATACTCTCAAGGTGAAAATTTACATACCTTTAACTATCGCTAA
- a CDS encoding group III truncated hemoglobin produces the protein MKFDTINHDGIKKLMDVFYAKVRIDKDLGPIFNEKIGIDDESWKKHKEKIASFWAGMFLGDPSYSGSPLRAHHELPSFPREFFDVWLNLFDESLQEVFEDEPRSIIIERAKMIAQRFQMIIYDHRFA, from the coding sequence ATGAAATTTGATACTATTAATCATGATGGTATAAAAAAACTTATGGATGTTTTTTATGCAAAAGTTAGAATAGACAAGGATTTAGGGCCTATTTTTAATGAAAAAATTGGTATAGATGATGAGAGTTGGAAAAAACACAAAGAAAAAATAGCAAGTTTTTGGGCAGGGATGTTTTTAGGTGATCCAAGTTATAGCGGTTCTCCTTTGAGAGCTCATCATGAACTACCTTCGTTTCCAAGAGAATTTTTTGATGTTTGGCTTAATCTGTTTGATGAGAGTTTGCAAGAAGTTTTTGAAGATGAACCAAGAAGTATTATTATAGAAAGAGCTAAAATGATAGCTCAAAGATTTCAAATGATTATTTATGATCACAGATTTGCTTAA
- a CDS encoding cysteine permease, whose protein sequence is MTYTILPPNQFLDNYILNIQLHQLANISKNAYKFWKNVQAARYQGTRVVFLHKKSILQKHQHLIQKCENLSGFVLASAFCSFTTLAPSHLVEKNNSQIYKILDIKEVCGVKFVNLKAFYDFLNLDYNYNIYIEKCHFFSPTPLEKRIKITESMCVGYY, encoded by the coding sequence ATGACTTATACTATTTTACCACCCAATCAATTCTTGGATAATTATATTTTAAATATACAATTACACCAATTAGCAAATATTTCCAAAAATGCTTATAAATTTTGGAAAAATGTTCAGGCAGCACGCTATCAAGGCACAAGAGTGGTATTTTTACATAAAAAAAGTATTTTACAAAAGCACCAACATCTTATACAAAAATGTGAAAATCTAAGTGGCTTTGTATTAGCAAGTGCCTTTTGCTCATTTACTACTTTAGCTCCATCACATTTGGTAGAAAAAAACAATTCTCAAATTTATAAAATCTTAGATATAAAAGAAGTTTGTGGGGTTAAATTTGTAAATTTAAAGGCATTTTACGATTTTTTAAATTTAGATTATAATTATAATATTTATATCGAAAAATGCCATTTTTTCAGTCCTACTCCTTTGGAAAAACGCATTAAAATCACTGAGAGTATGTGCGTTGGGTATTACTAA
- a CDS encoding MFS transporter produces MGKNLTKKDIKVLSLSSLGGTLEFYDFIIFVFFASYISKNFFPEDLSPFWKMFNTYGIFAAGYLARPLGGIIMAHFGDKFGRKKMFMLSILLMVVPTFMLAFIPTYESIGYLCIVFLIFVRICQGIAIGGELPGAWVFVFEHAPNGQKRTYLGFLTASVVGGILLGSFVFLMMNKFFTQEELYEWAWRIPFFLGGIFGIISAYLRKFLQETPVFEQMKKDKALEKFPLKEVFKKAKLGVVLSMLITWVLTACIVVMILTIPSFMAKMLNIDASFQTYIQMFGIVLLVIGCILSGILADKIGIVKACMIFSLGFFLTCLFYFNALYTKTPDFNLVSVYYLSACFFTGVMNFCPLMMSEVFDAKIKFSGLSFSYNIAYAIAGGFTPQLALFLHTIALGNLENIARFSLGFYMFAMAIISLACALIFKYLSNTQRTYSQ; encoded by the coding sequence GTGGGTAAAAATCTTACTAAAAAAGACATAAAAGTTTTGAGTCTTTCTTCTTTGGGAGGGACTTTAGAATTTTACGATTTTATCATTTTTGTATTTTTTGCAAGTTATATTTCTAAAAATTTTTTTCCTGAAGATTTAAGTCCATTTTGGAAAATGTTTAATACTTATGGAATTTTTGCCGCAGGATATTTAGCTAGACCACTTGGTGGTATAATCATGGCACATTTTGGCGATAAATTTGGTCGTAAAAAAATGTTTATGCTTAGTATTTTACTGATGGTTGTGCCAACTTTTATGCTTGCTTTTATACCTACTTATGAAAGCATAGGATATTTATGTATAGTATTTTTAATATTTGTAAGGATTTGTCAAGGTATAGCTATAGGTGGGGAATTACCTGGTGCTTGGGTTTTTGTTTTTGAGCATGCTCCAAATGGACAAAAACGCACTTATCTTGGATTTTTAACAGCTTCTGTAGTAGGTGGAATTTTGCTTGGAAGTTTTGTATTTTTAATGATGAATAAGTTTTTTACACAAGAAGAACTTTATGAATGGGCCTGGAGAATTCCATTTTTCTTAGGAGGAATTTTTGGGATTATTTCTGCTTATTTGCGTAAATTTTTACAAGAAACACCTGTTTTTGAACAAATGAAAAAAGATAAGGCTTTAGAAAAATTCCCTCTAAAAGAAGTATTTAAAAAAGCTAAGCTGGGCGTTGTACTTTCTATGTTGATAACTTGGGTTTTGACGGCTTGTATTGTTGTGATGATTTTAACTATACCTTCTTTTATGGCAAAAATGTTAAATATTGATGCAAGCTTTCAAACTTACATACAAATGTTTGGTATAGTTTTGCTTGTAATTGGTTGTATATTAAGTGGAATTTTGGCTGATAAAATAGGTATAGTAAAAGCTTGTATGATTTTTTCGCTAGGATTTTTCTTAACTTGTTTATTTTATTTTAACGCTCTTTATACTAAAACACCTGATTTTAATTTAGTGAGTGTGTACTATTTAAGCGCTTGCTTTTTTACCGGAGTGATGAATTTTTGTCCTTTGATGATGAGTGAGGTATTTGATGCTAAGATTAAATTTTCAGGGCTTAGTTTTTCTTATAATATAGCTTATGCAATAGCTGGTGGGTTTACTCCACAACTTGCTTTATTTTTACACACTATTGCTTTGGGAAATTTAGAAAATATTGCTCGTTTTTCTTTAGGATTTTATATGTTTGCTATGGCTATAATTTCGCTTGCTTGTGCTTTGATATTTAAATATCTTAGTAATACCCAACGCACATACTCTCAGTGA
- a CDS encoding highly acidic protein: MAYDDEEFENYDDEMYDEADDDTYANNQRSYNYDDDDYEYDDDYSDDDTYEMD; the protein is encoded by the coding sequence ATGGCTTATGATGATGAAGAATTTGAAAATTATGATGATGAAATGTATGATGAAGCAGATGATGATACTTATGCAAATAATCAAAGATCATATAATTATGATGATGATGATTATGAATACGATGATGATTATAGTGATGATGATACTTATGAGATGGATTAA